One Anthonomus grandis grandis chromosome 12, icAntGran1.3, whole genome shotgun sequence DNA window includes the following coding sequences:
- the LOC126743132 gene encoding uncharacterized protein LOC126743132, producing the protein MLLHKIKNIRNKNNAYVQFQTKLGISLAILGKNIDGILNEAENMPPLCKEVLLPGLSDTGRFLTSLFYDLTMARRSFIYSYMNKDTKELLEKCPPSDLLFGPDICEKIKAAKTLQTASKDMKPIPSTSGFKAPRSQVVLGKKRGKGRGQIKGNHTKISTGIALPVNRGRRDSRKGEPRRTTSERDTEEGNKRAKSPTHYLRVLLW; encoded by the exons ATGTTattgcataaaattaaaaacattagaaataaGAATAATGCATATGTCCAATTTCAGACAAAATTAGGTATTAGTTTagcaattttaggaaaaaatattgacGGCATCCTAAACGAAGCGGAGAATATGCCTCCACTATGCAAAGAAGTCTTACTACCTGGTTTATCAGATACAGGGCGTTTTCTTACGAGCCTATTTTATGATTTAACCATGGCACGACGCTCTTTCATTTATTCTTATATGAATAAGGATACCAAGGAACTCCTAGAAAAATGTCCTCCCTCTGACCTCCTTTTTGGACCAgatatttgcgaaaaaattaaagcagctAAAACTTTGCAAACGGCCAGCAAAGACATGAAGCCTATTCCCTCAACATCTGGGTTTAAAGCTCCTAGGTCGCAGGTGGTTTTAGGAAAAAAGAGAGGAAAAGGGAGGGGACAGATAAAGGGAAACCATACAAAAATTTCAACCGGTATCGCCCTGCCCGTCAATCGAGGGAGACGGGACAGCAGAAAGGGCGAACCTCGAAGGACAACTTCAGAGAGAGATACAGAGGAAGGAAATAAACGAG CAAAGAGCCCCACCCATTATCTGCGAGTCTTACTTTGGTAG